The sequence CAGTTGTGGATGATAAACATACAGCCAAGACCGATCCCGTAGAGCATGTTCGACGGGAAGTAGATCTTGAAATACGAGCTGTCATCAAACTTGCGTTTCTTAAAGTACTGTTTGAGCAGGAAGGCCCCGATTACATACGCCACCGCCGTCACCGAATAGCCGATCCCGACGCCGGCATCGCCCGCTTTCAACTCATTGAGCACATACAGCGGGAAGAGGATGTAGATGAAGCCGAGGCAAAAATCGCGGAAGAACTGCAGCCAGAAAACGCCGACCAGCTGCGGGCATTTTTTCACAAAATCGATGCCTTCTTTCACCTGCTTCAGGTACGGCGGGCGCACCACCGCTGGCTTAGCGAGCGGCTGATACTTGATCAGCGCAATGAAAACCGCCGACACCACATAGGAGAACGCATCGAAATACAGGATGTTCACCGCTCCGATCCACTGTGCCAAAAACCCGCCCAAAGCGCTCGCCAGCACCATCGTGGTCGAGTTGAGCAGCGCGAACGACGAAGTCGCCGCGATCAGGTTCTGCTCTTTGAGAATCTCCGGGATCATCGACGTTCTCGCCGGCTGAAACGCTGCCGACGCAAACGCGCCAAACGCGATGCAGACGTAGATCACCCAGATGTTTTCGATCATCACCCCGGCGATGATCCCAAGCGTCGAGAACACGCGCAGGATGTCAATCCAGATCATCAGGTGCTTCTTGTTCCAGCGGTCGACGAACGGACCCATGACGATGCCGCCGAACAGCACCGGCAGGACGCTGGCGATAAACAGGCCGCCGATCGAAGCCGCATGGGGCACGATCGCATAGATGACGGAGATCAGCGCGATCGTTTTAAACCAGTCGCCAAACAGCGAAATCATCTGTCCGAAATAAAGCATGGTAAAATTGCGGTTTTTAAACGGAGACGGCAATTTCTCCGCAGTCGCAGTGGACATGTCCAGCCCCCCTTTTCCCCAAGCCTGACGGGATCAGCAACAAGCAAAGACCAGCATGAAGCATCGGGCATCTTCATGCTGGTAAACGCTTATTGGATGATCGCAAGCTCGGTGTTTTCGTAGAAGTCTTTGTCCTTTTGCATCACGTCGACATAGGCGTCGTACGTTTTCTTCTGCGCTTCCGGCAGCAGGTCGATCATGACGTGCATGTACCAGATCTTGCCGAGCTCGGTCAGCTTCAG comes from Tumebacillus sp. BK434 and encodes:
- a CDS encoding MFS transporter, with amino-acid sequence MSTATAEKLPSPFKNRNFTMLYFGQMISLFGDWFKTIALISVIYAIVPHAASIGGLFIASVLPVLFGGIVMGPFVDRWNKKHLMIWIDILRVFSTLGIIAGVMIENIWVIYVCIAFGAFASAAFQPARTSMIPEILKEQNLIAATSSFALLNSTTMVLASALGGFLAQWIGAVNILYFDAFSYVVSAVFIALIKYQPLAKPAVVRPPYLKQVKEGIDFVKKCPQLVGVFWLQFFRDFCLGFIYILFPLYVLNELKAGDAGVGIGYSVTAVAYVIGAFLLKQYFKKRKFDDSSYFKIYFPSNMLYGIGLGCMFIIHNWYLFFAVMLLANIFQSKVNVITETSLMTYSKPELRGRVVATWLSMSRLAYGISLPLFSAIGGFIPSAIGGWMLAAICVVSAAGLMLWLKGKLESNRLAEETQAV